The sequence below is a genomic window from Rhodococcus sp. 4CII.
GTTGGGTACATTGATAGGTACCCAATTACCCAATAGATTACCCGCTAGGAGTTGTCGTGTCTGTCGATATCGACGCGCGAGTACGCAAGATCCTGTCGTCCTACGCCGGTGACGGCACGAACGTGGCGTGGCTACTGTGCGATCGGCACCCACCCGAATCCCTGGCACTGACGGTCGTGAACGAGGATCTGTCCACCACACGACTGACCTATGGTGACCTCGCCGACTCATCACGCCGATTCGCGCAGGTGCTCACCGATCGAGGGATCGGCCGAGGCGATCGCGTTGCCACTCTGATGGGCAAGGGCACCGACCTGGTGTCCGTCCTGCTCGGCATCTGGCGGGTCGGCGCCGTCTACGTCCCACTGTTCACGGCGTTCGCCGAGGACGCCGTGACCTCCCGCCTGACGAACTCGGAGACCAAGCTGGTTGTCGTCGACGCACAGTATCGGTCCAAGGTCGCTACCAGTGGTGATTGGGACGTGCTGGTGGCCGGCGGCGCCGAGAATGGTCTGACCGCGGCCATGGCCTCGGCAAGCACCGAGGCCCGGGCGTCCGTTTCGGTCGGTGGAGACGGACCGCTGGTGCACATGTTCACCTCGGGTACCACCGGCACGCCCAAGGGCGTCGTCCATCCCGTCCGCTACATCGCCGGTTGGCAAAGCTACCTCGAATACGCACTCGCCGTGGGCGAGGACGGCGTGTTCTGGTGTGCGGCAGACCCGGGATGGGCGTACGGGCTCTACACCGCGGTCATCGCGCCGTTGGCCGCCGGAGTTCCGACCATCCTGACCCGCGGCGGCTTCTCCGCCGCCTCCACCTGGGATGTGCTCTCCCAGTTGCAGGTCACCGACTACGCGGCAGCGCCGACCGTGTACCGGGGCATGCGCGCCGAACACCACTACCGGGCCGACACACTCGCGTTGCGCAGCCTCTCGAGCGCGGGTGAACCGCTCACCCCCGAGGTGAACCTGTGGGCCGAGAAGGAACTCGGCCTGCTCGTCCACGACCACTACGGACAGACCGAACTCGGGATGCCTGCCGGATTTCCGCATCACCCTGACCTCGCGGTCCCGGTGGTCGCGGGAGCCATGGGGGTCGCGCTGCCCGGGTGGAAGCTGACCGTCCTCGGCAACGACCGCGACGAGCCCGCACCCGCCGGCACGGTCGGGCGGCTCGCGGTGGTGGTCGCCGACAGCCCGCTGATGACCTTCACCGAATACGCGGCCGGACGCGGCGACGCCGGCCGATTCACCACCGACAAGAACTACTTCCTCACCGGCGACACCGCCAGCATCGACGCCGACGGAATCCTGCATTTCTCCTCCCGCGACGACGACGTCATCATCATGGCCGGTTACCGAATCGGCCCCTTCGACGTCGAATCCGTTCTCGCACAACACCCTGCCGTGCGCGAGTGCGCCGTGGTCGCCGCGCCCGACGAGGTGCGCGGCGAAGTGATCGAGGCCTTCGTCATCCGGAAACCCGATACCACCGTCGCCGAAGAGGATCTGGTCGCCGAGCTGCAGCAGTGGGTCAAGACCAAGTACGCCGCCCACGCCTACCCGCGCCGGGTGCATTTCGTCGACACCCTCCCCAAGACCCCGAGCGGAAAGATCCAGCGCGCCCAGCTCCGCCAGCAGCGCCGCGCCGAACTGGCCCGACAGGACGCACACTCATGACCGACAACCGCTCACCACTGGTCGTGACACAGCACGGCCCCACCCGCATCCTCACCCTCAACCGCCCCCACCGGCGAAACGCCCTGAACGACACCCTGGTCGAGGCACTGGGCGGCGCGCTATCCGACGCCGAGACCGACCGTGACACCCGAGCCGTCGTCCTGCGTGGCGCCGGCAAGAGCTTCTGCGCCGGCGCCGACCTCCAGTACTTCCTGCACCTGCACGCCCGCGGCCAGACCCCACTCGGCTTCCTGCGCAAGGTTTCGGCCCTCGCCACCCGACTCGAGGCCAGCCGGTTGCCTGTTGTCGCAGCGATCCACGGGCACGCCGTCGCCGGCGGACTCGAACTCGCCCTCGCCTGCGACGTCGTCATCGCCACCCCCACCGCACGCATCGGGGACGGCCACGTCCGGAACAACCTCCTCCCCGCCGGCGGCGCCAGCGTGCGCCTGCCCCGCAAGGTCGGCGACTCCATGGCCCGCTGGCTCGCCCTGACCGGCGCCTTGCTTCCGGCGACCGAACTTTCGCACACCGGATGGCTACACGCGGTCGTCGACCACGAACACCTGCACACCACCGCCCTGGCCGCCGCCACCGAACTCGCCGAGCACGCCGGCCCCGCCCAACACGCCTACAAAACGCTGCTCGCCGACCTCACCGGCCTCGACGAAAAACGTGGCCTCGCTCACGAACTCGACGCCTTCGATGCCCACTGGCAGACCAGCGACGTCCCCGCCGCCCTGAACGACTTCCTCCACGGCAGGACCACCACCACCAACTCCCACCCCGCCCCGACAGGAACACGATGAACCGCTACACCGACCAGATCGTCCTCGTCACCGGCGCCGGCCAAGGCCTCGGCGCCGCCATGGCCCACCGCTTCGCCGCCGAAGGCGCCACCGTCGCCATCGCCGAAATCAACGAAGCCGCAGGACAAGCACTTGCCGCCGAGCTGACCGACCGCTACGGACACCCGGCCACCAGCCACCCCGTCGACGTCGCCTCCGCCCCCCAGGTCCAGGACTGGATCGACACGATCGCCGACACCCACGGCCGCATCGATGTCCTGGTCAACAACGCCGGCATCATCCGCGACAACCGCATCGAAAAGATGAGCATCGACGACTGGCACGCTGTGCTCGAGGTGTCCCTGACCGGATCGTTCCTGTGCACCCAAGCCGTCCTACCGCACATGCGCGCCCGCGCCTACGGCCGAATCGTGTCGTTCAGCTCCATGAGCTGGCGCGGGAACTTCGGTCAAGCCAATTACGTCGCAGCCAAGGCCGGCATCGTTGGGCTCACCCGCACCATCGCCCTCGAATCCGCCCGCGACGGCATCACCGCCAACGCCATCGCCCCCGGACTCATCGAAACCCCCATGCTCGCCTCCATGAACGGACCCGCCCGCGACAAACTCGTCTCCAAAGTCCCCCAAAAACGGACCGGTGACCCCACCGACATCGCCGAAGCCGCCGCCTACCTCTGCTCCCCCGCCGCCGGCTACGTCAGCGGCATCGTCCTCGACGTCGACGGCGGCCTCGGCATCGGATCCTCCATCCGGTAGCCCCAAAAACTGAATCCTCCAACATGCGCCCGCAGACACAATTCCGGCAGATCACGTCCGTCGCTCACGTCACGTCCGCGCGAGGCGATCCGCGGCAGCAGGCGCGCCCTAAAGGGGTATTCCACTGCTCTGGATCAATCAGGCTCGCAACAACCTCATTCTCAAACCAGCTTCGTGATCTACGAGATGAATTGCAGGACAGCGACTATCCTGAACGCTCGTTGTTGGGGACGACATCACGTGGGTTCGAGCGACGACCCATCTGGCGGGTACGTTCACTTGCCTACTCGTACCCATTCTTGTACCCTAGAAGGTGTCCGCAATCACAGGATCTACACCCGGTGCTTACGAATACGTCGGCGGGCCCCCCTCAACCGCCGGGTGTGCACCGAGTTGGTGTTCGAACGAAGGCAGGAAGTCTGAAATGAGTCAGATAAGCATCGATCTCAACGTGGAGGTGCCGATGCGCGACGGCACGATTCTGAGGGCCGATGTCTATCGGCCGGCGGCGGCGGGGGCCTATCCGGTGCTGATCCAGCGCACCCCGTACGACAAGACGGCATCGTTGAATGTCCTCTTGTTCGACACCCTGATCGCGGTGAAGCGTGGCTACATCGTCGTGCAGCAGGACACCCGTGGCAGATTCGATTCCGACGGAGAGTGGCTGCCCTGGGCCTACGAGCAGCAGGACGGGTACGACACCGTCGTCTGGGCGAGCCACCTTCCCGGCAGCAACGGCAAGGTCGGCATGTTCGGCGGAAGCTATACCGGTCAGACTCAATGGGCCGCAGCTCTCGCTGCACCGCCAGGTCTGGCGGCGATAGCCCCGCAGGTCACCTGGAGTGACCCGGCCGATGGTCTCATGTTCCGCGGCGGCGCAGTCGAACTCGGTCTCAACGCGTGGTGGACGCTCGCCCAGTCCTTGGCGCAGTTGCCTAAGGTCGTCGAAGATCCCGACGAGTTGCTGGGTGCGATGGCAACCACGATTGCAGATTACGACTCGCTGGCCACGAAGAGCTACTGGGAGCTCCCGGCGGTGCCGCTGCCCGCCCTGAGCCGGGCCGGCCTGCCCGACATCGGTGTTCAACGCGGTCTGCAGAACCCCGACACCACCGAGGAATGCCGGGTTGCCGGCCACCACGACCAGGTAACTGTGCCTAGCCTGAACATCGCTGGTTGGTACGACGTCTTTCAGCAGGGAACACTCGACAACTACATCGCGATGCGCGAACGCGGGGTGCCGACCCGTCTCGTGGCGGGCCCATGGCCGCATGTGAAAGGCTTCAACTTCGGCCAGATCGGCGACGTCAACTTCGGGCTACTCTCGGAGGTCGCCCCCGGAGCCAAGACCATGACCGACTATCAGCTCGATTGGTTCGAGAACTACCTTCGTGACGGGTCGGACACCACCGATTCGAGTGCACCAGTGCAACTGTTCGTCATGGGAATCAACCAATGGCGCGACGAGGAAGAATGGCCGCTCCAGCGTGCGGTCGCCACGCCGCTGTACCTTCACGGAGACGGCAGTGCGTCCTTCGACCAGCCCACCGCCGAGCAATCACACAGCGACTTCACCTATGACCCCGCCGATCCGGTGCCGACGTGCGGCGGCAACCTCGTCATGTCTACCCAGTTCCCGGCCGGACCGAAAGACCAGGCCACCGTCGAAGATCGTGCCGATGTGTTGATGTTCTCGACGCCCGTGCTGACAGAAGACCTCGAAATCACCGGCAAGATAACGGCCGAACTCTTCGCCGCCACCGACGGACCGACGACCGACTGGGTAGTCAGACTCTGTGACGTTGACGAAAACGGCGTCTCCTACAACATCGTCGACGGAATCACCCGCGTGAACACCGAGCCCGAGAGCATCGACAAGACCGAGATCGATCTATGGTCGACCAGCATCGTCATCAAGGCCGGCCACCGGCTCCGAGTGCACGTCACCTCCAGCAACTTCCCCCGCTGGGACCGCAACCCCAACACCGACACCGAAGTGGACGACGCCAGCAAATTCCGCGTCGCACAACAAACCATTCACCACAACGCACTCCACCCCTCGCACCTCGTACTCCCGGTCATCCCCCGCTGAAAAACGCTCACCACGAAAAATGACGGCCGGGCAGCCACGCGCTCACAAACAAGCGTGCGCCTGCCCGGCCGTCCCTTTTCCCTCTGTCTGATAGCGCCGATCCACGAAGTTCTGGCGCGATAACGCCGAACATACGATAGCTAGTCGTTGTGCAGGGAGTCTTCTGACGGTTTCTAGCTGATCGGATTCTCTTCGCACAAGTTACTCACGGTATCCAGCGTCCCGACTCGGCATCGCGCCGCAACCTAGGAGTCGCCATCCACATGCCCATGCTCATCATTCAAGCTGTCATTGCAGGTGTCAGTCTGTTAACCCCCCGACACGCCACAGAATCGATCCGACGAATCCTGACGAACATCGCCCTCGTACAAGCCAATGCGCGATGGATAACCATGGCAGCGGGCGCGCAAGAAGAGTCGTCCTACGGTCGTTCACGCGCAGACGCACTGGCCCAGGTAGACCGCGCAATTCCTTGAGCCAGCCACTCACCGGGTCCCCTAGATCCTTCTGTTCCGAACATGCTATTTCCGCCGCCCACCGGAATCCCGACCACGGTACGGAGCCGACGACGCACTCGTGATGGGCATCAGCGTGGCCCGCCTCCAAGCGATTTCTCGCACATTGGCCACCGCGATCGTCGCCGTCCCCGGCGATGCTGAGAAACGAAGTTCCTCCACCGTCACCTCGCGCTACCGGCGCAGCGACAGCGAACGTCTTACCGTGCTCGCCTCCGAGCAGGAACGCCCGCGGTCCTCACCCGCGCCGAGGTATGGGTTTCTGGCAGCCTCGTGAACCTCGATTCGTTACCTCGCTACGCCATCCGCAACTCGCAACCTGCCGGGTACCTGAACTTCACCGCCCAGCACTGGTGGTCCTTGATCACATCCTTCGAGCAATCGACCTGCATAGGTTCGAGACATGGTAGACCCCGTCATCAGGACATGCCGGACAGAGTGACGACCAAAAAATTGTGAAGCGCTCCTTCAACATCGCCGCTCGATTCCGACTCCGCCGTTGCTGCCCGTGTGTCCGTAGAGATTGACTGCGAGCCGTCACCGAGGTGCGTGATGACGCGCCCATCGTCGAGGTAACCGAACGGTTCGGGGTCCCCCCGCAAACGGTCACCACATGGCGCAAACGGTACGGAATCGCACGCCTTCGGAGGACTGTCCGAGATCTCGAGCCGATCCCATTCGAGCCCGATACCTATCTCGCCCGACATCGAGGCCCTGATCAGCGAGATAGGCAGTCGCTACCGACAGTGGGGAGCGCGGCACATCGGGCTACGACCTGCACCAGGAAATCTGTGATCGTGCCGCGTCAGCCTCGACGATCCAAGTACTTGCGTGCAACGGGCTCGTCAATTCGCAAGAACCGAAATGTAAACGAGCCTAAGCGGCGAGATCTAGCGTTTCCATCGGACGCTGCGATACGAACATCTCGACGAGGTCGGCGCGTTCGCCACGATCCAAGCAGCTCAAGCGGCAGTCGACGACGAATGGATCCATACTTACGACACACCGCCCCATCACCAATGCTCGTTCGCAGGGTCTTCTCTGAGCGAATGGACCATACGGCCCCGTCGTCGGTCGACGAGGCACGTACGCAGAGAATGAGCCAATGAAATAAGAACTGGGGCAGCGTTCGTCAGGTCCGTCCCTATTCCTTAGATTTAGGTCTTGACGGTGAAGTACGGGATCGTCTCGGCCTCCGCATCGGTCTCGCCGTCAGGGCGGGCAAAGGCGACCCGTACCCGAGTCCCGATCAGATCGGAACTGGGATCGACGCCGCTGATCTCGGTCCACCACCACGGGCCTTCGTCCAATTGGACGATTCCGACCACGGTGCGCGCAGGACCATCCGGTGACCGGCGGTGTACGACCGACCATGACACGATTTCGCCTGTTCCCGCAGCGGGGACGAGTGCGTACCGTTCGGGATCGATAGAAACGTCGAATTGGGGCGCATGATGGGCGCCGGTCGACTGATCTCGCACGATGAGGAAGCGCCCGGCTGCGGCGCCGTCGAGAAAGGCAGCAGTCGCAGCGTCACGATGGATGGGGAAAGCGGGCATGTGTTCTCCGATCAGTCCGTGCCCAGCACGAGTGTCGCGTGATAATCCAAGACGCCGCCGTTTCCGGAGACGAGGACGCGGTGATGCTTTTCGACCTGGCGGGCGCCGCCGTGGCCCCGGGCTTGGATGACCCCTTCGGACAGCGGCGTCATGCCCCAGAGGTAGTACGCCGACAGCTCTCCGCCGCCGGTGTTCACTTTAAGCCGGCCGTTCGGCCCCAGCATGCCGGGTTGGGCAACCATCGGGCCCCCTTCTCCCTTGGCACAGAACCCGTAGTCCTCGAGGGTGATGAGGGCCGTATAGGTGTAGCAGTCGTACACCTGTACGACGTCGATCTCGTCTAGCGTCGTGTCTGCCATCCGCAGAGCGGCCGGGCCGGAGCGCGCAGCGCCCGACACAAGCCCGAAGTCGTCGTTGCGCACGCCGGTGTTTCCCGGGTGCGCCTGCGCCCACCCGAGGACCCGCACCGGCGGCTGACGCAGGGCCCGCGCGCGATCCAGACTCGTGACGATAAGGGCGATGGCGCCATTGGATACCAGACAGCAGTCGAACAAGTGGAATGGCTCGGCGATCCACCTCGAGGCGTGGTACTCCTCGAGCGTGAGGGGAGTGTCGTGGAACTGCGCGAGAGGATTTCGTTGTGCCCATTCGCGTTGGGCGACTGCGATGTGGCCGAGCTGGTCGTTGGTCGTGCCGTATGCCTGCATGTGGCGCCTCGCCGCTAGCGCATACATCGTGTTCGCGGAGGAGATCCCGTTCGAAGCGGTGATCGCCCGCCAGCCGGACGCGGCGGAACTAGCCGCCGCGTACGACGCGGACGAACCTTGCCGCTCCTTGAGCGGATTGTCGGCCCAGACGATGGCAATGGTGTCGGCGGTACCCGACTGCACCGCCATCGAGGCGTACTGCACCATCTGGGCCGCGGTCGACCCGTATGCCTGCATAGCGGTCAGTAACTTGAGGTTCTGCAGGCCGAGCTCGCCCTGCAAGTTGAGGCTGACCTGGTCGGTGAGACCGCCCGACATGATCAGCCCATCCACGTCCTGCAAGTCGAGACCGGCGTCCGCGGCTGCCAGGCGGACGGCGTCCGCGGCGAACTGCAAAGCGCTCTTGCCGTAGACCTTACCGAGTTCAGTGATTCCAAGACCAGCGATCGCGGGCTCCACGACGCTCATGAAACGGCTCCGGGCAGGCGCACCAGCACGGAGCCGGGTCCGACCGTGACTCCGGTGCTGTCCGAGGTGGCCGCTGCCACCGTGACGATGTCATCGTCGACGGTTGACACCGTGCCGGTGATCCTGATCGTCTCGCCGACGACGTTGAACCGCCGCATCCGAAAGCCACGGATGCTGGTGATCGTGGCACCCGGTCCGGCCCACTCACGGACGAGACGTTCCCATCCACCCATGAGCATGAGGGTGTTCGCGTACATCTCGGGCGCGCCGGTCTGCTGCGCCCATTCGGTGTTGTGGTGGATGGAGTTGAAGTCGCGCCCGGCGCCAGCCCACATCACGAGGCGGTATACGCTGAGCGGAAAGATCACCGGCGGCAGGTTCTCCCCGACGCGCACATCGGACAGAGATCGGTTCTGATTGGCGAGTGTCACCCGTTCGCTCCCGCCTCAACGTGTTCGGACATGCGCTCCTCCGGAATTGGATCGAACGCGAAGAGCGTGGTTCGCAGACGAGCAACTGTGTCGCCTCGGTCGGACACGATCTGCGATTCGACGGTCATGAACGCGCCCCGACCGACCGACGTTTCCTTCAACACGCACGACAGCAGGTGCCGTCCCTTCGTACCGACCCTTTCGCCGATCTCGACCGGCCGCAGGAAGTCGGCCTCGATGTCGGTCGCGAAGAACCCCTCGGTACGCGGAATCGGCCCCGGGTCTTCGTTGTTGATCGGTGTGCGCGCGGGCTGGGCGTTCCGTTCGCTACTTTTCCAAAGAGTCTCCTCGCCCGGCGACCACATGGCAGGCAATGAGAACGCCAGGGCGCCCGTTGCCGGCGCGACCAAACCCGGGTAGCCGGCGGCGACCGCAGCCTCCTTCTCCGTGTGGATCAGGGTGCCGATCTCGAGTGGCTCGACGTAACGGCGGACTACTGCTGCTTCGATTCGATCGGCTCCCCATCGCGTGGCACCATCGGAAAGGTCCTGGCCGACGGCATCTTGCGCGGCCTGCCACTTTGCCCTCCAAGAATCGTCGATCACTTCATCACTCCGCTCTCGATCAGGTCGCGCACGCGGTCTTCGTCGTATCCGAGGATGTCGCGCAGCACCAGCTCGTTATCGCGTCCAAACGTCGGCGCGGCGTTCTCAACCTTCGCCGGTGTGTCCGAAAGCAGATAGCGCGGACCTTCGACGACAGTCGTGCCGAACAGTGGATGGTCGAGCGCGATCAAATGACCTCGGGCCGCGATTTGCGGGTCGTCGATGAAGTCCCGGGAGGCGGCGACGACGTGGGCAGGCACCCCTCGTGCTTGCAGCTCGATCTCGATTTCTTGGGCGACCCGGTTACAGCTCACGCGCTCTATTGCGGCTTCGAGTAAATCCTGTGCGGCGAGACGTCCGGAGGCCGTGACGAGCGACGCGTCGGCGGTCAAGGTATCGTCGCCCAGCCAGGCGGCCAGCTGCGTCCACTGCTCATCGGTGGTCACTGCGATCGCCACGAAGCGAGCCTTGTCCTCCCCGTCGATCGTCTCGTCTGCGGTGCGAAAGACGCCGTGCGGCGCGAATGCCCGGTCTCGGTTACCCATTCGTTGCGCCACCGCCCCAGTGAGCTCGTACTCAACGAGCTCGGGCGCCTGGAAGTACACCCCGGACTCGACCTGCGAGAGGTCGATGTAGCAGCCCTCGCCGGTCTCGGCTCGGTGTTCCAGCGCAGCTAGGAGCACGGCGAGCCCCATCCGGGGCCCGACGAAGTCGGTGTAGGGGCCGAAAGGTCCAATCGGGACGTCTTCGGGCCAACCGCTGACCTCCTGAAATCCCGAGAGGGCCGCGCCGACGTTACCGAAGCCAGCGAGCCGTGATAAAGGCCCGGTCTGACCGCTGATAGAGCTGCTGACCATGATGAGGTCGGGATGGTCGGCGCTGAGGGAGGTGTAATCAAGACCCCACTTCGACAGCGTTCCCGGTGAAAACGCTTCAAGCACCACATCCGCCCAGGCGGTGAGGTCGCGGACGATCTGCTGTCCTTCCTCATCCCGGAGATTGACCGTGACGCCGAGCTTGCCGGCATTCCACGTGCCGTAAAGCGCCGACCCTTCAGTGGAGACCTCTCCTCCATGGAACGGCTGCATGTAGCGGGCGGTCTCGACCCTTCTCGATGATTCCAGACGCACTACGGTGGCGCCGAAGTCGGCCAGCGCCCGTGTCATGACGGGACCGGCGACAACCCAGGTGAGGTCGAGGACTTTCAGTCCTCGCAGGGGGCGGGTCATGCGAGCACCGCTTCTTCCTGAGCACCGGACGGTGCGGTCGACCAATCACGAATGGCACTGTCGGTGTGCTCACCGATTTTCGGCGCGCGACGCGTAAGCGTGAAAGCGTCGACGTTCACCGCGGCCGGCATACCTACGAGACGAAGTGTTCGTTCACCGTCTCCTACTGGGACGAAGGTATGACGCGCCTCCAGCTGTTCGGTGGCGGCTAGGTCGGCTGTAGTGAAGATCGGGACGCAGAGGAGCTTGTACTGCACTGCCGCTCGCAGGACCTGGTCTTTCGTCTTCGTCGCCAGGAAGTCACGTACGGTTGCCCGCACGCGGTCGATTTCTGCGTCTGGAAATTCGCCCGACTCGATGAGCTTGTCGACTGTGCGCCAGTCGAGTTCGGTGTACTTCTGGACCGGTTCGCCCTCGGCGAGCATCCATTGGAAGAAATTCCCAGTGAAGGCCCCGGCCGCCGGTCCGATACCGACGTGGAACTCGATCATTCCGTCGACGCATTCCCACTTCTTGGAAGCGGCGGGCGTTCCCGAGCCGCTCCCAGATCGATCGACCCGATGTGTCAGTTCCTGGCCAGCGCCTATGGCGCGCGGCACGTCCCCCACGGCCGCGGCGAGCACCGTCGCGAGCGTCGCCGACCCCAGCGCGGCT
It includes:
- a CDS encoding MaoC family dehydratase N-terminal domain-containing protein; protein product: MIDDSWRAKWQAAQDAVGQDLSDGATRWGADRIEAAVVRRYVEPLEIGTLIHTEKEAAVAAGYPGLVAPATGALAFSLPAMWSPGEETLWKSSERNAQPARTPINNEDPGPIPRTEGFFATDIEADFLRPVEIGERVGTKGRHLLSCVLKETSVGRGAFMTVESQIVSDRGDTVARLRTTLFAFDPIPEERMSEHVEAGANG
- a CDS encoding Zn-ribbon domain-containing OB-fold protein; protein product: MPAFPIHRDAATAAFLDGAAAGRFLIVRDQSTGAHHAPQFDVSIDPERYALVPAAGTGEIVSWSVVHRRSPDGPARTVVGIVQLDEGPWWWTEISGVDPSSDLIGTRVRVAFARPDGETDAEAETIPYFTVKT
- a CDS encoding CocE/NonD family hydrolase gives rise to the protein MSQISIDLNVEVPMRDGTILRADVYRPAAAGAYPVLIQRTPYDKTASLNVLLFDTLIAVKRGYIVVQQDTRGRFDSDGEWLPWAYEQQDGYDTVVWASHLPGSNGKVGMFGGSYTGQTQWAAALAAPPGLAAIAPQVTWSDPADGLMFRGGAVELGLNAWWTLAQSLAQLPKVVEDPDELLGAMATTIADYDSLATKSYWELPAVPLPALSRAGLPDIGVQRGLQNPDTTEECRVAGHHDQVTVPSLNIAGWYDVFQQGTLDNYIAMRERGVPTRLVAGPWPHVKGFNFGQIGDVNFGLLSEVAPGAKTMTDYQLDWFENYLRDGSDTTDSSAPVQLFVMGINQWRDEEEWPLQRAVATPLYLHGDGSASFDQPTAEQSHSDFTYDPADPVPTCGGNLVMSTQFPAGPKDQATVEDRADVLMFSTPVLTEDLEITGKITAELFAATDGPTTDWVVRLCDVDENGVSYNIVDGITRVNTEPESIDKTEIDLWSTSIVIKAGHRLRVHVTSSNFPRWDRNPNTDTEVDDASKFRVAQQTIHHNALHPSHLVLPVIPR
- a CDS encoding acyl dehydratase; protein product: MTLANQNRSLSDVRVGENLPPVIFPLSVYRLVMWAGAGRDFNSIHHNTEWAQQTGAPEMYANTLMLMGGWERLVREWAGPGATITSIRGFRMRRFNVVGETIRITGTVSTVDDDIVTVAAATSDSTGVTVGPGSVLVRLPGAVS
- a CDS encoding enoyl-CoA hydratase/isomerase family protein, which produces MTDNRSPLVVTQHGPTRILTLNRPHRRNALNDTLVEALGGALSDAETDRDTRAVVLRGAGKSFCAGADLQYFLHLHARGQTPLGFLRKVSALATRLEASRLPVVAAIHGHAVAGGLELALACDVVIATPTARIGDGHVRNNLLPAGGASVRLPRKVGDSMARWLALTGALLPATELSHTGWLHAVVDHEHLHTTALAAATELAEHAGPAQHAYKTLLADLTGLDEKRGLAHELDAFDAHWQTSDVPAALNDFLHGRTTTTNSHPAPTGTR
- a CDS encoding AMP-binding protein, with product MSVDIDARVRKILSSYAGDGTNVAWLLCDRHPPESLALTVVNEDLSTTRLTYGDLADSSRRFAQVLTDRGIGRGDRVATLMGKGTDLVSVLLGIWRVGAVYVPLFTAFAEDAVTSRLTNSETKLVVVDAQYRSKVATSGDWDVLVAGGAENGLTAAMASASTEARASVSVGGDGPLVHMFTSGTTGTPKGVVHPVRYIAGWQSYLEYALAVGEDGVFWCAADPGWAYGLYTAVIAPLAAGVPTILTRGGFSAASTWDVLSQLQVTDYAAAPTVYRGMRAEHHYRADTLALRSLSSAGEPLTPEVNLWAEKELGLLVHDHYGQTELGMPAGFPHHPDLAVPVVAGAMGVALPGWKLTVLGNDRDEPAPAGTVGRLAVVVADSPLMTFTEYAAGRGDAGRFTTDKNYFLTGDTASIDADGILHFSSRDDDVIIMAGYRIGPFDVESVLAQHPAVRECAVVAAPDEVRGEVIEAFVIRKPDTTVAEEDLVAELQQWVKTKYAAHAYPRRVHFVDTLPKTPSGKIQRAQLRQQRRAELARQDAHS
- a CDS encoding SDR family NAD(P)-dependent oxidoreductase translates to MNRYTDQIVLVTGAGQGLGAAMAHRFAAEGATVAIAEINEAAGQALAAELTDRYGHPATSHPVDVASAPQVQDWIDTIADTHGRIDVLVNNAGIIRDNRIEKMSIDDWHAVLEVSLTGSFLCTQAVLPHMRARAYGRIVSFSSMSWRGNFGQANYVAAKAGIVGLTRTIALESARDGITANAIAPGLIETPMLASMNGPARDKLVSKVPQKRTGDPTDIAEAAAYLCSPAAGYVSGIVLDVDGGLGIGSSIR
- a CDS encoding CaiB/BaiF CoA-transferase family protein, coding for MTRPLRGLKVLDLTWVVAGPVMTRALADFGATVVRLESSRRVETARYMQPFHGGEVSTEGSALYGTWNAGKLGVTVNLRDEEGQQIVRDLTAWADVVLEAFSPGTLSKWGLDYTSLSADHPDLIMVSSSISGQTGPLSRLAGFGNVGAALSGFQEVSGWPEDVPIGPFGPYTDFVGPRMGLAVLLAALEHRAETGEGCYIDLSQVESGVYFQAPELVEYELTGAVAQRMGNRDRAFAPHGVFRTADETIDGEDKARFVAIAVTTDEQWTQLAAWLGDDTLTADASLVTASGRLAAQDLLEAAIERVSCNRVAQEIEIELQARGVPAHVVAASRDFIDDPQIAARGHLIALDHPLFGTTVVEGPRYLLSDTPAKVENAAPTFGRDNELVLRDILGYDEDRVRDLIESGVMK
- a CDS encoding thiolase family protein; protein product: MSVVEPAIAGLGITELGKVYGKSALQFAADAVRLAAADAGLDLQDVDGLIMSGGLTDQVSLNLQGELGLQNLKLLTAMQAYGSTAAQMVQYASMAVQSGTADTIAIVWADNPLKERQGSSASYAAASSAASGWRAITASNGISSANTMYALAARRHMQAYGTTNDQLGHIAVAQREWAQRNPLAQFHDTPLTLEEYHASRWIAEPFHLFDCCLVSNGAIALIVTSLDRARALRQPPVRVLGWAQAHPGNTGVRNDDFGLVSGAARSGPAALRMADTTLDEIDVVQVYDCYTYTALITLEDYGFCAKGEGGPMVAQPGMLGPNGRLKVNTGGGELSAYYLWGMTPLSEGVIQARGHGGARQVEKHHRVLVSGNGGVLDYHATLVLGTD